One window of Treponema denticola genomic DNA carries:
- a CDS encoding glycoside hydrolase family 3 protein, with the protein MKPEFSLTKKSIFFLCIFLLTVNLHSNYDAKKLPNFYDNVPNEKLAAEIVENMTDEELLAQTFMFGWAGQDPGDLLLSWIQDSGLGSIKVFGWNTGDSRKLAKSISILQKKSLEGRFGIPLFVATDQEGGWVRHVKGLTSETPGNLAIGASGIPQDSYYSGYYISREIRALGINLNFAPTVDLLTDHDSSIIGPRSFGDSPHAAGILGAAFVRGSRAAGVLTTAKHFPGHGDTSIDSHGRLPKIDISEETFRNRELIPFKYLIDAGVPAIMTGHLNFSSILPNGEPATFSKYLLTDILRGELGFKGLIITDDMMMHGAMNFAGGIAKAVKMALEAGNDIIESSTTPRHYQAFWKENIKAMKEEPQFKERVKEAAFRILLEKLKYFKSDNHVPILPDMEKLDERIPDKEGQKFFLSLAGRSTTIVRDADIPFKPEENEDILLVSAYKDFFKYGLKRFPKAKIIEVDSAYYHVRRFDTIIFCLSDKYSLNILQKIMYSYPKKKYIVISVLSPAFLAKVPKAETAIAIYSYSPASFTAAFGALCGDFTPNGKLPISGIE; encoded by the coding sequence GGCCGCCGAAATAGTCGAAAACATGACTGATGAAGAACTTTTAGCTCAAACCTTTATGTTTGGTTGGGCAGGCCAAGATCCGGGAGACTTACTTTTGTCATGGATTCAAGATTCCGGATTGGGCAGTATCAAAGTTTTCGGCTGGAATACCGGCGATTCTCGCAAACTTGCAAAATCCATTTCCATTTTACAAAAAAAATCTCTTGAAGGAAGATTCGGTATTCCGCTTTTTGTTGCAACCGATCAAGAAGGAGGCTGGGTTCGGCATGTAAAGGGGCTGACCTCTGAAACTCCCGGCAATCTTGCAATAGGAGCGTCAGGCATACCTCAAGATTCTTACTATTCAGGCTATTATATTTCAAGAGAAATAAGGGCTCTCGGCATAAATTTAAATTTTGCACCGACAGTAGACCTTTTAACGGACCATGATTCGTCAATAATAGGCCCCCGTTCTTTTGGAGATTCTCCTCATGCTGCAGGAATATTGGGAGCCGCTTTTGTACGGGGAAGCAGGGCAGCAGGCGTTCTTACAACAGCAAAGCATTTTCCGGGTCATGGAGATACCAGTATCGACAGTCACGGCCGTCTTCCTAAAATCGACATATCCGAGGAAACTTTCCGCAACAGGGAATTGATTCCTTTTAAATATCTGATAGATGCCGGTGTACCTGCAATTATGACAGGACACTTAAACTTTTCATCAATCTTACCTAATGGAGAACCTGCAACATTTTCCAAATATCTTTTAACGGATATATTGCGCGGAGAACTGGGCTTTAAAGGACTTATAATTACCGATGATATGATGATGCACGGGGCAATGAATTTTGCGGGCGGCATTGCAAAGGCTGTTAAAATGGCCTTAGAAGCCGGAAACGATATAATCGAATCCTCCACAACGCCTCGGCACTACCAAGCTTTTTGGAAAGAAAATATTAAGGCAATGAAGGAGGAACCTCAATTTAAAGAAAGAGTAAAGGAGGCGGCCTTTAGAATTTTACTTGAAAAATTGAAGTATTTTAAAAGTGATAACCATGTTCCCATTTTGCCCGATATGGAAAAATTGGACGAAAGAATTCCCGATAAGGAAGGCCAAAAATTCTTTTTAAGTTTGGCAGGCCGCTCGACTACGATAGTGCGTGATGCCGATATACCTTTTAAGCCTGAAGAAAATGAAGACATCCTCCTTGTATCTGCCTATAAAGATTTTTTTAAATACGGCTTAAAGCGTTTTCCCAAGGCAAAAATAATAGAAGTAGATTCAGCCTATTACCATGTACGCCGATTTGATACAATTATCTTTTGTCTTTCCGATAAATATTCTTTAAACATTTTACAAAAAATAATGTACTCCTATCCCAAGAAAAAATACATAGTTATCTCGGTTTTATCTCCTGCTTTTTTGGCAAAGGTTCCTAAAGCCGAAACGGCTATTGCCATTTACAGTTATTCTCCGGCTTCCTTTACTGCTGCCTTCGGCGCCCTTTGCGGCGACTTCACTCCCAACGGGAAACTTCCTATTTCAGGAATAGAGTAA
- a CDS encoding GNAT family N-acetyltransferase, with product MKCSVFHLTNKNINLFIDNILPYEYLCINLAECLKKQKRFFDAGQELFTFIKADAFFSLDKEFIGILFLAAHGVLLHCFTKEITDDISEYIKRDFLKHTSPLSVMGEKNTSIYLEQLINESLSLVPARFENYKLLTLKTKPSAPNLFCKRASDNLNARLEFIKPPIEDAELLCPMEIEYNESEVLAPGVKASHESCLRLLKKRINNHALYAVKKEGKYIAKAGINGLGFRWNQIGGVFTIPQYRNKGVGAANMMILINDCFQYKKKCALFVKIKNPAARQMYKKIGFTESCDFRISYF from the coding sequence ATGAAATGCTCGGTTTTTCATCTTACAAATAAAAATATAAATCTCTTTATAGATAATATTCTTCCTTACGAGTACCTCTGCATAAATCTAGCTGAATGTCTAAAAAAACAAAAAAGATTTTTTGATGCAGGTCAAGAGCTTTTTACCTTTATAAAGGCTGATGCTTTTTTTTCATTGGATAAAGAATTTATAGGTATTTTGTTTTTAGCAGCCCACGGTGTTTTACTCCATTGTTTTACTAAAGAAATTACTGACGATATTTCAGAATATATAAAAAGAGATTTTTTAAAACACACAAGCCCTCTTTCCGTGATGGGAGAAAAAAACACATCCATTTATTTGGAACAATTAATAAATGAAAGCCTATCGCTTGTTCCGGCTCGTTTTGAAAACTATAAACTTCTTACGCTCAAAACAAAACCTTCTGCACCAAACCTTTTTTGCAAAAGGGCATCCGATAATCTGAATGCCAGATTGGAATTTATAAAACCGCCGATTGAGGATGCAGAGCTTCTCTGCCCGATGGAAATAGAATACAATGAATCGGAAGTTTTGGCTCCCGGAGTAAAAGCCTCTCACGAATCCTGCCTAAGGCTTCTAAAAAAAAGAATAAACAATCATGCCCTATATGCAGTAAAAAAGGAAGGTAAGTATATTGCAAAGGCCGGAATAAACGGCTTAGGTTTTAGATGGAATCAAATAGGCGGAGTATTTACAATTCCTCAATATAGAAATAAAGGTGTGGGAGCGGCAAATATGATGATACTGATAAATGACTGTTTTCAATATAAAAAAAAGTGTGCCCTTTTTGTAAAAATTAAAAATCCGGCAGCGAGGCAAATGTATAAAAAAATAGGATTTACAGAATCCTGTGATTTTAGAATTTCATATTTTTAG